The genomic region TTCCAGGCGACGCCGAGCTGGTTGGCGAGGATCTCCGCCGGTACGTAGTGCATGCCGACGGCGGTCAGCGCCCACAGCCCGAGCAGGTTCGGCAGGAAGCCGGTGAGCCCGATCAGGCCGAAGCCGACCATGCGCGCGACCGGCGAGGCGGCGCGCAGCCCGGCCAGGTGGCGCAGGAACCGCAGGCCCTCCTGCGCGGTCGACTTGGACTCCCCGGCGAACCGGTCCTGGAAGACGAAGGGCACCTCGGTGACCCGGCGCGGGCGGCTGCGGACGGCGAGTTCGAGGAGGATCTTGTAGCCGAGCGGCTGGAGCACCTCGGCGGTGACCGCGCTGCGGCGGATCGCGAAGAAGCCGCTCATCGGGTCGCTGATGCCGTGCAGCCGGCGCGGGAACAGTGCCTTGGTCAGCCAGGTCGCCCCGCGCGAGACGGCCACGCGGTAGCTGCCCGCGAGTCCGGCCCGGCTGCCGCCCTTGATGTACCGGGAGGCGACGACCAGCCCGGCGTTCGCCCGCTCGCCGGTGGCGACCAGGTCGGGCACGAGGGACGGCGGGTGCTGGCAGTCGCCGTCCATGACGACGATCCAGTCGGACGTGGCGGCCTTCAGTCCCTCGACGACCGCGCCGCCGAGCCCGCCCACCGGCTCCTGGCGGTGCAGGACGGTCACCGGGAACGGGCAGTCCTGCGCCGCCTTCTCGATGACCTCGGGCGTGTCGTCGGTGGAGTCGTCCACGAAGAGGACCTCGCAGGGCAGCCGGGCCGGCACGGCCTCGGTGATCTGGTGCAGCAACTGCCGTACGTTCGCCGACTCGTTGAACGTCGGTACGACGATGGTGACGGCGCCCGGTTCGGGGATCTCGGCGGTCTCGACGACCTCTCCGGGGACGGTGGACTCCTGGCTCATCGCGCGCCTCCGGCGGACGTCTGGATCTGGCGGATCTCGATGCGGTCCTCGCCGGTGCCGAAGGTGGCGACCGGGTCCGAGTGCTCCATGGCGGCCTTGACGTTGGGCAGGTCGGCCGCGTCGCGCCGCACGGTCGGCGAGGCGACGACGTAGTCCAGGTCCTTCCAGCCGCGCGGCATCGTCTTGGTCACCGCCGGGTCGAGGTCGGCCTTGTAGAACCAGATGACGCCGAGGCCCGGCCGGTAGCCCTGGTGCACGAGGTCGAGCCAGAGGGCGTCGTCGACCAGCACCCGGGTGCGCTCCGGGTTCTCGACCTCGGTGGCCAGCCACCGGGAGGCGGCCTTGTAGGGGGCGTTGGCGTCGGTGGTGACGGCGGTTCGGGCGCCGTCGTACCAGTGC from Streptomyces chartreusis NRRL 3882 harbors:
- a CDS encoding glycosyltransferase, which codes for MSQESTVPGEVVETAEIPEPGAVTIVVPTFNESANVRQLLHQITEAVPARLPCEVLFVDDSTDDTPEVIEKAAQDCPFPVTVLHRQEPVGGLGGAVVEGLKAATSDWIVVMDGDCQHPPSLVPDLVATGERANAGLVVASRYIKGGSRAGLAGSYRVAVSRGATWLTKALFPRRLHGISDPMSGFFAIRRSAVTAEVLQPLGYKILLELAVRSRPRRVTEVPFVFQDRFAGESKSTAQEGLRFLRHLAGLRAASPVARMVGFGLIGLTGFLPNLLGLWALTAVGMHYVPAEILANQLGVAWNFLLIEHLLFRDRRRHRRWWDRAGRFALLANADLVLRIPLIALFVHQLHLGVLSATALALVTTFVLRFVGTEALVYLPRRGRENPVRESRTARRAV